A single genomic interval of Streptomyces graminofaciens harbors:
- a CDS encoding sugar phosphate isomerase/epimerase family protein: MKIALDPYMFRHLPIDDMVRTVAELGYQYIELSPRDDFMPFFLHPRADDERIAGLKNSLRTHGVQLSSVLPLYKWSSPDETERQAAVRYWKRMIEITADLECTLMNSEFNGRPERAAESEASFWRSLEELLPLFEREGIALNLEAHPDDFCEENTPAVDLVRAIDKPWVNYLYCAPHSFHLSGPTEVGADIAAMMRYAGDKLKHVHIADSFNHKGSSGLRYILNPPGTAARIHQHLDIDQGEVDWTAFFGTLRELNFDGVATACVFAWEERAHESSAFMLDRITKELAS, encoded by the coding sequence GTGAAAATCGCCCTCGACCCCTACATGTTCCGCCACCTGCCCATCGACGACATGGTGCGCACGGTCGCCGAACTGGGCTACCAGTACATCGAGTTGTCGCCCCGCGACGACTTCATGCCCTTCTTCCTGCACCCACGCGCGGACGACGAACGCATCGCCGGGCTGAAGAACTCCCTGCGTACGCACGGCGTTCAGCTCTCCTCGGTGCTCCCTCTCTACAAGTGGTCCTCACCGGACGAGACGGAACGCCAGGCAGCCGTCCGCTACTGGAAACGCATGATCGAGATCACCGCCGACCTCGAATGCACACTGATGAACTCCGAGTTCAACGGCCGCCCCGAACGCGCCGCCGAGAGCGAGGCCTCGTTCTGGCGCTCGCTGGAGGAGCTGCTGCCCCTCTTCGAACGCGAGGGCATCGCCCTGAACCTGGAGGCCCACCCGGACGACTTCTGCGAGGAGAACACCCCCGCCGTCGACCTGGTCCGCGCCATCGACAAGCCCTGGGTGAACTACCTCTACTGCGCCCCGCACTCCTTCCACCTCTCCGGCCCCACGGAGGTCGGCGCGGACATCGCCGCGATGATGCGCTACGCCGGCGACAAGCTGAAACACGTACACATCGCCGACTCCTTCAACCACAAGGGCTCCAGCGGCCTGCGCTACATCCTCAACCCACCCGGCACCGCCGCCCGCATCCACCAGCACCTGGACATCGACCAGGGCGAGGTCGACTGGACCGCCTTCTTCGGCACCCTGCGCGAACTGAACTTCGACGGCGTCGCCACGGCCTGCGTCTTCGCCTGGGAGGAACGGGCCCACGAGTCCTCGGCCTTCATGCTCGACCGCATCACCAAGGAACTCGCTTCCTGA
- a CDS encoding Cgl0159 family (beta/alpha)8-fold protein — translation MLSDNVSRIVDARVNDPGAIAAAAARRIKATSLTGEHGKAMIIAADHPARGANGVGGDPTAMADRARLLDRLCVALERPGVTGVLATADILEDLLLLGVLDGKSVFGSMNRAGLAGSVFEIDDRFTGYDAETIAAMGFDGGKMLTRIALDDPATPSILENTAHAVDELNDRHLMAMVEPFISTWQDGKIRNDLSTDAVVKSITIASGLGRRTAYTWLKLPVVADMERVLASSTLPALLLGGEVKDADAAFASWGKALKQPTAQGLVVGRSLLYPASGDVAGAVDRAVSLL, via the coding sequence GTGCTGTCCGACAACGTGAGCCGGATCGTGGACGCCCGGGTCAACGATCCCGGTGCCATCGCGGCGGCCGCCGCACGCCGTATCAAGGCCACCTCGCTGACCGGTGAGCACGGCAAGGCGATGATCATCGCCGCCGACCATCCCGCGCGCGGCGCCAACGGCGTGGGCGGCGACCCGACCGCCATGGCCGACCGCGCCCGGCTGCTGGACCGGCTGTGCGTCGCGCTGGAGCGGCCGGGTGTGACGGGGGTGCTGGCCACCGCCGACATCCTGGAGGACCTGCTGCTGCTCGGGGTCCTGGACGGCAAGTCCGTGTTCGGGTCGATGAACCGGGCCGGGCTCGCGGGTTCGGTGTTCGAGATCGACGACCGGTTCACCGGCTACGACGCCGAGACGATCGCCGCGATGGGCTTCGACGGCGGCAAGATGCTCACCCGGATCGCCCTCGACGACCCCGCCACCCCCTCCATCCTGGAGAACACCGCGCACGCGGTCGATGAACTGAACGACCGTCACCTGATGGCCATGGTGGAGCCGTTCATTTCCACCTGGCAGGACGGGAAGATCCGCAACGATCTGTCGACGGACGCCGTCGTCAAGTCGATCACCATCGCCTCGGGGCTGGGCCGGCGTACCGCCTACACCTGGCTGAAGCTGCCGGTCGTGGCGGACATGGAGCGCGTGCTCGCCTCTTCCACGCTGCCCGCGCTGCTGCTGGGCGGCGAGGTCAAGGACGCCGACGCCGCCTTCGCCTCCTGGGGCAAGGCGCTCAAGCAGCCCACCGCGCAGGGTCTGGTCGTGGGCCGCTCCCTGCTCTACCCCGCGAGCGGCGATGTCGCCGGTGCCGTGGACCGGGCGGTGAGCCTGCTGTGA
- the iolB gene encoding 5-deoxy-glucuronate isomerase: MSGTSKYHLPKGTSAEGPYDVLVTPESAGWGYSGLRILTLRPGEAHALSTGDSEFLVLPLTGSCTVTTDGKSFELAGRTGVFASATDFAYLPRESEALISSATGGRFALPAARTGLSSLSARYGPKAGVPVELRGAGACSRQVNNYCLPGTFDAEQLLVCEVLTPGGNWSSYPPHKHDEVRTDEAGNPVESELEEIYYFEVSGDGNGFGYQRVYGTPERPIDVLAEIRTGDTVLIPHGWHGPSIAAPGYDLYYLNVMAGPGQDRAWLICDDPAHGWVRDTWAAQDVDDRLPFEGPTEQ; this comes from the coding sequence GTGAGCGGCACGAGCAAGTACCACCTGCCGAAGGGGACGTCGGCCGAAGGGCCGTACGACGTCCTGGTCACGCCCGAGTCGGCGGGCTGGGGATACTCCGGCCTCAGGATCCTGACCCTGAGGCCGGGTGAGGCGCACGCCCTGTCCACCGGGGATTCCGAGTTCCTGGTCCTGCCGCTGACGGGCTCCTGCACCGTCACCACGGACGGCAAGTCCTTCGAACTCGCCGGCCGGACAGGCGTGTTCGCCTCCGCCACCGACTTCGCCTACCTCCCCCGCGAGTCGGAGGCCCTGATCAGCAGCGCGACCGGAGGACGGTTCGCGCTGCCCGCAGCCCGTACCGGGCTGAGCTCACTCTCCGCCCGGTACGGTCCCAAAGCAGGCGTGCCCGTCGAGCTGCGCGGTGCCGGGGCCTGCTCACGTCAGGTCAACAACTACTGCCTGCCGGGCACGTTCGACGCCGAGCAGCTGCTGGTGTGCGAGGTCCTCACACCCGGTGGCAACTGGTCCTCGTACCCGCCGCACAAGCACGACGAGGTACGCACGGACGAGGCGGGCAACCCGGTCGAGTCGGAGCTGGAGGAGATCTACTACTTCGAGGTCTCCGGCGACGGGAACGGCTTCGGCTACCAACGCGTCTACGGCACCCCCGAGCGGCCGATCGATGTCCTCGCCGAGATCCGTACCGGTGACACCGTCCTCATCCCGCACGGCTGGCACGGCCCGTCGATCGCCGCGCCCGGCTACGACCTGTACTACCTCAACGTCATGGCCGGTCCCGGGCAGGACCGCGCCTGGCTGATCTGCGACGACCCCGCCCACGGCTGGGTCCGTGACACCTGGGCCGCGCAGGACGTCGACGACCGGCTTCCCTTCGAAGGGCCCACCGAGCAATGA
- a CDS encoding enoyl-CoA hydratase/isomerase family protein, translating into MSLRTVTDKDTGVAVITLDRPSKLNAIDVETAGQLSSLWRELRFDDTVRAVVLTGAGGRAFCTGLDRDAHVPQPNSPYAIDDPLLRIGPKSNDLWKPVIAAVNGMACGGAFYLLGESEFVVADSSATFFDPHTTYGMVSAFESVLMAQRMPSGEATRMALMGTAERMSAGRAYEVGLVSEVTAPGEAVPAAVRCAEVIAACPPEAVQGTVRACWAAQEAARTHALAYAPHLVSLGNLPDERQAELFTGRRPGFRTR; encoded by the coding sequence ATGAGCCTGCGCACGGTGACGGACAAGGACACGGGCGTCGCGGTGATCACGCTGGACCGCCCGTCGAAACTGAACGCGATAGACGTGGAGACGGCGGGGCAACTGTCCTCTCTGTGGCGGGAGTTGAGGTTCGACGACACCGTACGGGCGGTCGTGCTGACGGGCGCCGGCGGGCGGGCGTTCTGCACGGGACTGGACCGCGACGCGCACGTCCCCCAGCCGAACTCCCCGTACGCGATCGACGACCCCCTCCTGAGGATCGGCCCGAAGTCGAACGACCTGTGGAAGCCGGTGATCGCCGCCGTGAACGGCATGGCGTGCGGCGGAGCCTTCTACCTGCTGGGCGAGTCGGAGTTCGTCGTCGCCGACTCCTCCGCCACGTTCTTCGACCCGCACACCACCTACGGGATGGTCAGCGCCTTCGAGTCGGTGCTGATGGCCCAGCGGATGCCGTCCGGAGAGGCGACACGGATGGCGCTGATGGGCACCGCCGAGCGGATGTCGGCGGGGCGGGCGTACGAGGTGGGGCTGGTGTCGGAGGTGACGGCCCCCGGAGAGGCGGTGCCCGCCGCCGTACGCTGCGCCGAGGTGATCGCCGCGTGCCCGCCGGAGGCCGTCCAGGGCACGGTCCGCGCCTGCTGGGCGGCCCAGGAGGCGGCACGCACGCACGCCCTCGCGTACGCGCCGCACCTGGTGTCGCTGGGCAACCTGCCGGACGAACGCCAGGCGGAGCTGTTCACGGGCAGGAGGCCGGGGTTCCGGACGCGTTAG
- the iolC gene encoding 5-dehydro-2-deoxygluconokinase, with amino-acid sequence MPFDVLTMGRVGVDVYPLQTGVGLAEVTSFGKYLGGSPTNVAVAAARYGRSASVITKTGRDPFGEFVRTALEGYGVDSGFVGTSGIAPTPVTFCEIFPPDDFPLYFYRLPKAPDLDIRPEELDLGAVRDARIFWFTGTGLCEEPSRSATLAALAHRAKAGTTVFDLDWRPMFWADPSGARAYYAEALRHTTVAVGNLDECEVATGEREPYAAAKSLIAAGVELAVVKQGPKGVLAMDRDGSTAEIPPVPVDVVNGLGAGDAFGGALCHGLLSGWDTRRTVSFANAAGAIVAGRLSCSDAMPTGAEVEAKLREASLASTSTSTSTSTERKA; translated from the coding sequence ATGCCGTTCGATGTGCTGACCATGGGCCGTGTGGGGGTGGATGTGTATCCGCTCCAGACGGGCGTGGGGCTGGCTGAGGTCACTTCGTTCGGCAAGTACCTCGGTGGCTCCCCGACCAACGTGGCCGTGGCCGCCGCCCGGTACGGCCGTTCCGCCTCGGTGATCACCAAGACGGGCCGGGACCCGTTCGGGGAGTTCGTCCGCACGGCCCTGGAGGGCTACGGGGTAGACAGTGGCTTCGTCGGTACGTCGGGTATCGCGCCGACGCCGGTGACGTTCTGCGAGATCTTCCCGCCGGACGACTTCCCGCTGTACTTCTACCGGCTGCCGAAGGCTCCTGACCTGGACATCCGTCCCGAGGAGCTGGACCTGGGAGCGGTGCGGGACGCGCGGATCTTCTGGTTCACCGGCACCGGGCTGTGTGAGGAGCCGAGCCGCTCGGCGACGCTGGCCGCCCTGGCGCACCGGGCCAAGGCGGGCACGACGGTCTTCGACCTGGACTGGCGGCCGATGTTCTGGGCGGACCCGTCCGGGGCGCGGGCGTACTACGCCGAGGCTCTGCGTCATACGACCGTGGCCGTCGGGAACCTCGACGAGTGCGAGGTGGCGACCGGTGAGCGGGAGCCGTACGCCGCCGCGAAGTCGCTGATCGCCGCCGGGGTCGAGCTGGCCGTGGTGAAGCAGGGCCCCAAGGGCGTGCTCGCCATGGACCGGGACGGTTCGACGGCCGAGATTCCGCCGGTTCCGGTGGACGTCGTCAACGGTCTCGGCGCGGGTGACGCCTTCGGCGGCGCGCTGTGCCACGGGCTGCTCTCCGGCTGGGACACGCGTCGCACGGTGTCCTTCGCCAACGCCGCCGGCGCGATCGTCGCCGGCCGTCTGTCCTGCTCCGACGCCATGCCGACCGGGGCCGAGGTCGAGGCCAAGCTCCGCGAGGCGTCCCTCGCCTCCACTTCCACCTCCACCTCCACCTCCACCGAACGAAAGGCGTGA
- a CDS encoding TIM barrel protein: MATTPSLRTAVGNLCLGSAPDSWGVWFPEDEHQVSPTRFLDELAAAGYKWLELGPYGYLPTDPRQLKEELDTRGLQVSGGTAFGALHRPEAWDEMLAHVRQVATLTAAAGAHHLVLIPPMYRDEKTGAFTESPELTAEQWAGFGKAADRLGRLLLDEYDVRLVIHPHADSHIQTQPEIERLLNESDSRWTNLCLDTGHVAYGGGDNLDLIRRFGERVGYVHIKQMDPEILAQVADENLSFGEAVKRGVCVTPPAGVPSPADVVAELSKLDAELFVIVEQDLYPCAPEVPLPIAIRTREHLAESGLTGTRRPATPLLPSSLD, translated from the coding sequence ATGGCAACGACGCCATCCCTCCGCACCGCCGTGGGCAACCTGTGCCTCGGCTCCGCGCCCGACTCCTGGGGTGTGTGGTTCCCGGAGGACGAGCACCAGGTCTCGCCCACCCGCTTCCTCGACGAGCTGGCCGCGGCGGGCTACAAGTGGCTGGAGCTTGGCCCGTACGGTTACCTCCCCACCGACCCGCGGCAGCTGAAGGAGGAACTCGACACCCGTGGGCTCCAGGTCTCCGGCGGCACCGCGTTCGGCGCGCTGCACCGGCCGGAGGCGTGGGACGAGATGCTCGCCCACGTACGGCAGGTCGCCACACTGACAGCGGCCGCAGGCGCCCACCACCTGGTCCTCATCCCGCCGATGTACCGGGACGAGAAGACCGGCGCCTTCACCGAGTCACCGGAGCTGACCGCCGAGCAGTGGGCGGGCTTCGGCAAGGCCGCCGACCGGCTCGGCAGGCTGCTGCTCGACGAGTACGACGTACGGCTCGTCATCCACCCGCACGCCGACAGCCACATCCAGACCCAGCCCGAGATCGAGCGGCTGCTCAACGAGTCCGACTCCCGCTGGACCAACCTGTGCCTGGACACCGGGCACGTGGCCTACGGCGGCGGCGACAACCTCGACCTGATCCGCCGCTTCGGCGAACGCGTCGGCTACGTCCACATCAAGCAGATGGACCCCGAGATCCTCGCCCAGGTCGCCGACGAGAACCTCTCCTTCGGCGAGGCCGTCAAGCGCGGGGTGTGCGTGACGCCGCCCGCCGGGGTGCCCAGCCCCGCCGACGTGGTCGCCGAACTGAGCAAGCTCGACGCCGAGTTGTTCGTGATCGTCGAGCAGGACCTGTACCCGTGCGCGCCCGAGGTACCGCTGCCCATCGCCATACGTACCCGGGAGCACCTGGCCGAGAGCGGGTTGACGGGTACCCGGCGTCCGGCAACACCTCTCCTGCCCTCCTCCCTCGATTAG
- a CDS encoding Gfo/Idh/MocA family protein encodes MTVRVGVIGAGWIGKEHIRRLTETVTGASVTVVTDIDAARAEEAAAPVGARVLPDGATLIASPDVDAVLVTSWGPTHAEHVLNAIAAGKPVFCEKPLATTAEDCLRIIEAEQAHGRRLVQVGFMRRYDAGYRQMKQVIDSGRIGEPLIVHCAHRNPTVPESYTSAMAALDTAVHEVDVLRWLLDDEIVSTQVVTPRATSKRFAHLKDPQIMLFETAKGVRIDLEVFVNCQYGYDIQCEAVGEEGLVRLPDPASVGLRTTGQHSTEVLTDWVGRFADAFDTEFREWIAGIAAGAEPTGPSAWDGYAATVITSATVEALESGRVVTTDLKPRPAFYGGAA; translated from the coding sequence ATGACCGTACGTGTAGGTGTCATCGGCGCCGGCTGGATCGGCAAGGAACACATCCGCCGCCTCACCGAGACCGTCACCGGCGCCAGTGTCACCGTAGTGACCGACATCGACGCCGCCCGCGCCGAGGAGGCAGCGGCACCGGTCGGTGCCCGGGTACTGCCCGACGGCGCGACCCTGATCGCCTCTCCAGACGTCGACGCCGTCCTCGTGACCTCCTGGGGCCCCACCCACGCCGAGCACGTGCTCAACGCGATAGCCGCCGGAAAGCCGGTGTTCTGCGAGAAGCCGCTGGCCACCACCGCCGAGGACTGTCTGAGGATCATCGAGGCGGAACAGGCGCACGGCCGCCGTCTGGTCCAGGTCGGCTTCATGCGCCGCTACGACGCCGGCTACCGCCAGATGAAGCAGGTCATCGACTCCGGCCGCATCGGCGAGCCACTGATCGTGCACTGCGCCCACCGCAACCCGACCGTCCCCGAGTCGTACACCTCGGCCATGGCCGCCCTGGACACGGCGGTGCACGAGGTGGACGTCCTGCGCTGGCTGCTCGACGACGAGATCGTCTCCACTCAGGTGGTGACACCGCGCGCCACCAGCAAGCGGTTCGCCCACCTCAAGGACCCGCAGATCATGCTCTTCGAGACCGCCAAGGGCGTCCGCATCGACCTGGAGGTCTTCGTCAACTGCCAGTACGGCTACGACATCCAGTGCGAAGCCGTCGGCGAGGAAGGCCTCGTCCGCCTCCCCGACCCTGCCTCGGTCGGTCTGCGCACCACCGGTCAGCACAGCACGGAGGTGCTCACCGACTGGGTGGGCCGCTTCGCGGACGCCTTCGACACCGAGTTCCGCGAGTGGATCGCGGGCATCGCCGCCGGCGCCGAACCCACCGGCCCCTCCGCCTGGGACGGCTACGCCGCCACCGTCATCACCAGCGCCACCGTCGAAGCCCTGGAATCGGGCCGTGTCGTCACCACCGACCTCAAGCCCCGCCCCGCCTTCTACGGAGGTGCCGCGTGA
- the iolD gene encoding 3D-(3,5/4)-trihydroxycyclohexane-1,2-dione acylhydrolase (decyclizing): MNTIRLTTAQALVRFLANQYSERDGQEQRLIPGVWGIFGHGNVAGIGQALLQAATTGEADLPYYLARNEQGMVHASVAYAKMRDRLAAFACTASTGPGSTNMITGAALATTNRLPVLLLPSDMFATRAADPVLQQLEDTRGGDVTVNDAFRAVSKYFDRIQRPEQLIPAALAAMRVLTDPVETGAVTLALPQDVQAEAYDWPVSFFRRRVWHVGRPVPEQAAVERAARLLRGARKPLIVAGGGVVYSGAETQLRAFAEATGIPVADTHAGKGAVPWDHPYAVGGIGSTGSYAANELAREADVVLGIGTRYSDFTTASHTVFANPDVTFVNLNVARLDAVKHSAEPVVADARLGIQALAGALTDWEVDPAYRRRTRELIARMREIEEECFAPDRSTGDLPAQTQILGALNDVLGDRDVVINAAGSMPGDLQQLWRARDPKAYHVEYAYSCMGYEVAAGVGAKMADPSREVVVLVGDGSYLMMAQEIVTMVSEGLKVIIVLVQNHGFASIGALSESLGSQRFGTKYRFRKDDSGLLDGGILPVDLAANASSLGADVLHATTVEEFRTAMEKAKAAAWTTVVHVETDLYGPNPPGHGWWDVPVSETSALDSTRTAYETYAAHKTDQRHYL, translated from the coding sequence ATGAACACCATCCGACTCACCACCGCCCAGGCCCTCGTGCGCTTCCTGGCCAACCAGTACAGCGAGCGCGACGGCCAGGAACAGCGGCTGATCCCCGGTGTGTGGGGCATCTTCGGCCACGGCAACGTCGCCGGCATCGGCCAGGCGTTGCTGCAGGCCGCCACGACGGGCGAGGCCGACCTGCCTTACTACCTGGCCCGCAACGAGCAGGGCATGGTCCACGCGTCGGTGGCCTACGCCAAGATGCGCGACCGGCTGGCCGCCTTCGCCTGCACCGCCTCCACCGGCCCCGGCTCCACGAACATGATCACGGGTGCGGCGCTCGCCACCACCAACCGGCTGCCCGTGCTCCTGCTGCCCAGCGACATGTTCGCCACGCGTGCCGCCGACCCCGTCCTCCAGCAGCTGGAGGACACCCGCGGCGGGGACGTCACCGTCAACGACGCTTTCCGTGCCGTGTCGAAGTACTTCGACCGCATCCAGCGTCCCGAGCAGCTCATCCCGGCCGCGCTGGCCGCGATGCGGGTGCTGACCGACCCGGTCGAGACCGGTGCCGTCACCCTCGCCCTCCCCCAGGACGTACAGGCCGAGGCGTACGACTGGCCGGTCTCCTTCTTCCGGCGCCGGGTGTGGCATGTGGGCCGCCCGGTACCGGAGCAGGCCGCCGTCGAACGGGCCGCACGGCTGCTGCGCGGCGCCCGCAAGCCCCTCATCGTGGCCGGTGGCGGAGTCGTGTACTCCGGTGCCGAGACCCAGCTGCGGGCCTTCGCCGAAGCCACCGGCATCCCCGTAGCCGACACCCACGCCGGCAAGGGCGCCGTCCCCTGGGACCACCCCTACGCCGTCGGCGGCATCGGCTCGACCGGGTCGTACGCGGCGAACGAGCTGGCTCGCGAGGCCGATGTGGTCCTGGGCATCGGCACCCGGTACTCGGATTTCACCACCGCCAGCCACACCGTCTTCGCCAACCCCGACGTCACCTTCGTCAACCTCAACGTGGCCCGTCTCGACGCGGTGAAGCACTCGGCGGAGCCCGTGGTGGCCGACGCCCGCCTCGGTATCCAGGCCCTCGCCGGGGCGCTGACGGACTGGGAGGTCGACCCCGCCTACCGCCGCCGCACCCGTGAACTGATCGCCCGCATGCGGGAGATCGAGGAGGAGTGCTTCGCGCCCGACCGCAGCACCGGCGACCTCCCCGCCCAGACCCAGATCCTGGGCGCCCTCAACGACGTGCTCGGCGACCGTGACGTGGTCATCAACGCGGCAGGCTCCATGCCCGGCGACCTGCAACAGCTGTGGCGGGCGAGGGACCCGAAGGCCTACCACGTCGAGTACGCCTACTCCTGCATGGGCTACGAGGTCGCCGCCGGCGTCGGCGCCAAGATGGCCGACCCCTCCCGCGAGGTCGTCGTCCTGGTCGGCGACGGCTCCTATCTGATGATGGCCCAGGAGATCGTCACCATGGTCTCCGAGGGCCTGAAGGTCATCATCGTCCTCGTCCAGAACCACGGCTTCGCCTCCATCGGCGCCCTGTCGGAGTCCCTGGGTTCACAGCGCTTCGGCACCAAATACCGCTTCCGCAAGGACGATTCCGGTCTCCTCGACGGCGGCATCCTGCCCGTCGACCTCGCCGCCAACGCCTCCTCGCTCGGCGCCGACGTCCTGCACGCCACCACCGTCGAGGAGTTCCGCACCGCGATGGAAAAGGCCAAGGCCGCCGCCTGGACCACCGTCGTGCATGTCGAGACCGACCTGTACGGCCCGAACCCGCCCGGCCACGGCTGGTGGGACGTGCCCGTCAGCGAGACCTCCGCCCTCGACAGCACCCGCACCGCCTACGAGACCTATGCCGCCCACAAGACCGACCAGCGGCACTACCTGTAA
- a CDS encoding CoA-acylating methylmalonate-semialdehyde dehydrogenase, translating into MTTIQHWINGSPAPGPDTAPVFNPATGKEQARVVLGGAEAVDTAVAAAAKAFETWSESSLSQRTQVMFAFRQLLVEHEEELGRIISAEHGKTVDDARGEITRGREVVEYACGLGDVLKGSFSDQVSRGVDVHNFRQPLGVVAGITPFNFPAMVPLWMHPIAIATGNTFILKPSERDPSAANFVADLYQKAGLPDGVFNVVHGGKDAVDAILTHPRIEAVSFVGSTPIARYVHQQATTHGKRVQALGGAKNHAVVLPDADLEFAANHITAGAYGSAGERCMAVSVAVAVGDAADTLVEVLERKAREVKVGPGDAPGTEMGPLVTKAAQERVENAVGGAATQGATVVVDGRGLKIDGHEDGFFTGPSLLDHVTTDMDTYKEELFGPVLAVVRVDTLDEAIDLINANPYGNGTALFTASGEAARRFQRGVKVGMIGVNVPVPVPMSYYSFGGWKDSLIGDSPIHGPEGIRFYTRPKVVTTRWPQPAQQVKAGFDFPTSN; encoded by the coding sequence GTGACAACCATCCAGCACTGGATCAACGGTTCACCGGCGCCCGGTCCGGACACCGCCCCGGTGTTCAACCCCGCGACCGGCAAGGAACAGGCCCGAGTCGTCCTCGGCGGAGCCGAAGCCGTGGACACGGCGGTCGCGGCCGCCGCCAAGGCCTTCGAGACCTGGTCGGAGTCGTCCCTCTCCCAGCGCACCCAGGTGATGTTCGCCTTCCGCCAGCTCCTCGTCGAGCACGAGGAGGAACTCGGGCGGATCATCTCGGCCGAGCACGGCAAGACCGTCGACGACGCACGCGGCGAGATCACCCGCGGCCGGGAGGTCGTCGAGTACGCCTGCGGCCTCGGCGACGTACTGAAGGGCTCCTTCTCCGACCAGGTCTCACGCGGCGTGGACGTGCACAACTTCCGCCAGCCCCTCGGCGTCGTCGCCGGCATCACCCCCTTCAACTTCCCCGCCATGGTGCCCCTGTGGATGCACCCCATCGCCATCGCCACCGGCAACACCTTCATCCTCAAGCCCAGCGAACGCGACCCCTCAGCCGCCAACTTCGTCGCCGACCTCTACCAGAAGGCCGGCCTGCCCGACGGCGTCTTCAACGTCGTCCACGGCGGCAAGGACGCCGTCGACGCGATCCTCACCCACCCGCGCATCGAGGCCGTCTCCTTCGTCGGCTCCACCCCCATCGCCCGCTACGTCCACCAGCAGGCCACCACCCACGGCAAGCGCGTCCAGGCCCTCGGCGGCGCCAAGAACCACGCCGTCGTCCTGCCCGACGCCGACCTCGAATTCGCCGCCAACCACATCACCGCCGGCGCCTACGGCTCCGCCGGCGAACGCTGCATGGCCGTCTCCGTCGCCGTCGCCGTCGGCGACGCCGCCGACACCCTGGTCGAGGTGCTGGAGCGCAAGGCCCGCGAAGTCAAGGTCGGCCCCGGCGACGCACCCGGCACCGAAATGGGCCCCCTGGTCACCAAGGCCGCCCAGGAACGCGTCGAGAACGCGGTCGGCGGCGCCGCCACCCAGGGCGCCACCGTCGTCGTCGACGGACGCGGGCTCAAGATCGACGGCCACGAGGACGGCTTCTTCACCGGCCCCTCCCTCCTCGACCACGTCACCACCGACATGGACACCTACAAGGAAGAACTGTTCGGCCCCGTCCTCGCCGTCGTCCGCGTAGACACCCTCGACGAAGCGATCGACCTGATCAACGCCAACCCGTACGGCAACGGCACCGCCCTGTTCACCGCCTCCGGCGAAGCAGCCCGCCGGTTCCAGCGGGGCGTCAAGGTCGGCATGATCGGCGTCAACGTCCCCGTGCCCGTGCCGATGTCGTACTACTCCTTCGGCGGCTGGAAGGACTCCCTCATCGGCGACTCCCCCATCCACGGCCCCGAAGGCATCCGCTTCTACACCCGGCCCAAGGTCGTCACCACACGCTGGCCGCAGCCCGCACAGCAGGTCAAGGCCGGGTTCGACTTCCCGACCTCCAACTGA